From a single Miscanthus floridulus cultivar M001 chromosome 8, ASM1932011v1, whole genome shotgun sequence genomic region:
- the LOC136475303 gene encoding phenolic glucoside malonyltransferase 1-like produces MAPTPPHRVTVLEQFHVAPTPAPAAGQPRALPLTLFDLVFWSIPPVQRLFFYDNADLLDVSDFTLGELARFRNSLAAALHHFYPLAGKLTCEAEVVFSDGDSVPLTVAFSDDDFRDLAGDHARDTTRLRALPKHGGSRPQQGVLAVQITVFPRSGICIGTTVHHAVADGASYTHFLGTWAAAQDVPPLFDRGVVRDDAGLREAFPRDNQTLGKAGGDERLDCWDLSRRPGAVLVTFRFTERQLRALGRRGESETSARCSPNALACGAAWAGRGSGMDGGPAPDAHFGFVTSPPIPANYFGNCLGLCRVHAKRWELTAAAASAAIWRAIEGLAEAGSVFRGSRGWVHWVREYASARAVTVAGSLKLGVYAAADFGGAWGRPRKVEIASVERTGALALAESGRDGDGGI; encoded by the coding sequence ATGGCGCCAACACCACCTCACCGCGTGACTGTCCTGGAGCAGTTTCACGTCGCGCCGACGCCGGCACCGGCGGCGGGGCAGCCACGAGCGCTACCGCTCACGCTCTTCGACCTCGTGTTCTGGTCCATCCCGCCCGTGCAGCGTCTGTTCTTCTACGACAATGCCGACCTCCTCGACGTCTCCGACTTCACGCTCGGCGAGCTGGCACGGTTTAGGAACTCCCTCGCCGCCGCGCTGCACCACTTCTATCCGTTGGCGGGGAAGCTGACGTGCGAGGCGGAGGTCGTGTTCTCGGACGGCGACTCCGTACCACTAACCGTGGCCTTCAGCGATGACGACTTCCGAGACCTCGCCGGCGACCACGCCCGCGACACCACGAGGCTCCGCGCGCTGCCGAAGCACGGCGGGTCTCGGCCGCAGCAGGGCGTCCTCGCCGTCCAGATTACGGTGTTCCCACGTTCCGGCATTTGCATCGGCACGACGGTGCACCACGCCGTGGCCGACGGTGCCAGCTACACGCACTTCCTCGGCACGTGGGCTGCCGCGCAGGATGTGCCCCCGCTGTTCGACCGCGGCGTCGTGCGGGACGACGCTGGCCTGAGGGAGGCGTTCCCGCGCGACAACCAAACGCTCGGTAAAGCCGGCGGCGACGAGCGCCTTGACTGCTGGGACCTCAGTCGCCGCCCTGGCGCCGTGCTCGTCACGTTCCGGTTCACCGAGAGGCAACTCCGCGCGCTCGGGAGGCGCGGCGAGTCGGAGACCTCGGCGCGGTGCTCACCCAACGCGCTGGCGTGCGGCGCCGCGTGGGCCGGCCGCGGCAGCGGCATGGACGGAGGGCCCGCACCCGACGCGCACTTCGGGTTCGTGACGAGCCCGCCGATACCGGCGAACTACTTCGGCAACTGCCTCGGTCTCTGCCGCGTCCACGCAAAGCGTTGGGAACTCACCGCGGCAGCCGCCTCAGCTGCCATATGGCGAGCGATCGAGGGGCTTGCCGAGGCAGGGAGCGTGTTCCGGGGCTCTCGGGGGTGGGTGCACTGGGTGCGGGAGTACGCTTCGGCGCGGGCGGTGACCGTGGCGGGGTCGCTGAAGCTGGGGGTGTACGCGGCCGCGGATTTCGGCGGGGCGTGGGGCAGACCGAGGAAGGTGGAGATCGCATCCGTGGAACGCACGGGTGCGCTGGCTCTGGCAGAGAGCGGCCGCGACGGGGACGGCGGCATCTAG